GGCGCGGGCAGATCGATGATCGCCGACGGCGTCGGACCTTTCGGCGCCGGCAGATCGACCGACTCGACCGAGCGACCAGGGACGCTGGTCGCGGCCGGCCGTCGCGGCGCGGGCAGATCGGCGAGGTCGATCACATCGCCGGGGCCGCCCGCGACATCGCCGGGCACAACGATCCGCGCCTTGCACTTGGCGCACGTCACCGTCTTGCCCGCTGGCGGAATGTCGGCCGCGGGGAAGCGGTACATCGCGCCACACACGGCGCATGCCACTTCCTTCATCTGCGTAAATTGTACTCCGGCCGCGCCGCCCGCGCGCGATCTCGCGCCTACTTGCGGGTATCGAAGGGGTTTTCGAGGGTGTCCCCCTGGCGGCGCCGCGGCCGCCGCCGGCCGTCGCCTTCGGGGTCGGGCGCGACCGCGCCGCGCAGCGCCCGCAGGATCTTGCGATCGACCTCGGGCAACAGGTCGAGCAACGTCGCGGCCTGCGCGGGGGTGAGCAGCGCGCGCAGCTCGGCGAAGCGCCGCTCCTCGGCGGTCCAGCGCGCGCGCTGGTTGGCGACGAGCCCATCGAGCAACGTCGAGATGTCGGCGGCCTTGCCGCTGGTGCGCGCGCCGTCGAGCTTGGCGCGCAACGTCGCCCGCTCGCCGAGCAGGCGCGCCAGCTCGTCGTCGTACTTGCCGAGCACCGGGATCATCTTGCCGGCGGTGGCCTCGTCGAGCCCGAGCTGCTCGGTCAGCACCAGCGCCCGCATCATCCGGATGCGCTGCTTGACCCGCTCGCGCTTGGCGGCGCGGTCGGCGGTCTTGTCAGCCACCATCGGGCCGCGGCGGGGTCGATCCGGCCGGGCCTGGGCGACGCCGGTGCCGAGCGCGAGCGCGACGACGACCACGACGAGGCGGGCCAGCGTGCGGGCCAGCGGGTGGGCCAGCGTGCGGGCCAGCGGGTGGGCCAGCGTGCGGGCCAGCGGGTGGGCCAGCGTGCGCGCCAGCGGGCGCGCCGGCGTGCGGGCCAGCGGGTGGGGCGGGGTGCGGTTCATCGTGCAGCCTGTGTGCAAGCCGGCGTGTGATCCGGCGTGTGATCCGGCGTGTGGGACAGCGTGTCGGTCAGCGTGCGGGACATCAGCCAGCCTCCTGCGCGTCGAGCCAGGCCAGCGCTCGATCGAGCTCGGCCTCCGAGAACTCACCGATCCAGCCGGTCCAGGTGGCGCCGAGCGCGGGCAGGTCGTCGTCGCCGCGATCGTCGTCATCCTCGAGCGCGATCACCTCGTCGAGCAGCGCGTCGTCGACCGGGCCGAGGCCGTCGAGGTCGCTGGCGTCGTCGTCGGCGGCGAGGAGGTCATCGCCGTCGAGGAGCTCGTCGACGGCGGGCGGCGCCAGCTCGTCGTCCGGGGTCGGCGCCGGCGCGACCTCGACGGGCGCCGGCGGCGCCAGCGTCACGAACGGCAGCGGGGCGTGGGCCTGGGCGCCGGGCCGCAGCCACAGCGCCGCGGCCGCCGCCAGGGCGAGCGCCGCGCCGCCGGCGAACCACGGCCAGCGCGCCCGCGGCGCCCGGGTGGTCGCGGCGAGGATGCGGCGCTCGAGCGTCGGCCAGTCGGGCGCCGCGCCGGGCTCGGGCAGGCCGCGGACCTCGGCCACGGTCGCGCGCAGCTCGACCAGCGCGTCGTCGCCGCTCGCCGCCAGCCACGCCTCGACCGCCGCGCGCTCGTCGAGCGACAGCGCCCGAGGGTCGTCGGCGTAGGCCGCGAGCAGCTGCTCGGTGGCGATCGCGTCGGGCGCGTCGGGCGTCATGGCAGGACCTCGTCGCCGAGCAGCGCGCGCAGGCGCTTGACCGCGAAGTGGAAGCTTACCTTGGCGGCGTTCTCGGTGCAGTCGGCCAAGGCCGCCACCTCGCGGAACGCCAGCTCGTCGAACACGCGCAGCTCGAGCACCAGCTTCTGCTTGGGCGGGAGCTGCGCGATCGCGGCGCGCAGGGCCGCGGCCCGCTGCCCGCGCTCGAGGCGGTCGGCGCCGGTCGCGGCCACGGTCAGCGCGTCGTCGGCGATCTCGCTCGGCTGCTCGCGCCCGCGGTCGCGCACGGTGTTGAGCGCCAGGTTGATCGCGATCCGGTACAGCCAGCTGCGCACGCTGGCGTCGCCGCGGAAGTTGCCGAGCGCCTGGTACGCGCGCACGAACGCCTGCTGGGTCACGTCGGCGGCGTCGGCGTCGGACCGGACGTAGCGTCGGGCCAGGCGCCACAGCCCGCGCTGGTGCCGGCGCACCAGCTGCTCGAACGCGGCGCCGTCGCCGCGCTGGGCCCGCGCGACCAGCGCGGCGTCCAGGTCGATCGGCGCGTCGGTCACGCTCGCCTCGGGGTGGGGCCAGGCGAGGGACAGCGACAGCTCCATGAGGGTTGGACCCACGGCTTGCGCCACACGTTAAGCGGCAGTAGGGTAGGCCGCCAAGTGCCCTCGATCGCTCGCGTTTCGCCGGCGGTCCGGGAGTTGGCAGCAGAAAGGCCCGCGCCATGATCGAAGTCGCCCGCATCGAAGACGTCCGCCGCCGCCCGAACGGCGCCGCCCTGGTCGCCTCGTGGAGCGAGGTCGATCGCGAGCGGCGCGCGGTGCAGGCCGAGCTCGATGGGCTGCGGGCCGAGCGGAATGCCGCGAATGATCGCATGGCCAAGCTCGACAAGAAATCGGTCGAGTTCACCGAGGCCCGGGACCGCCTCAAGGCGCTGTCGCAGGACATCAAGGGCCGCGAGGGCCGCTTCGGCGAGCTCGAGGCCCGGTGCGAGGACCTGCTGCTCGGCATCCCCAACGCGCCGCACGCGTCGGTGCCCGACGGCGCGGGCGAGCACGACAACCGCGTCGACGGCACCTGGGGCGAGCAGCCCGTGCTCGACTTCGCCCCCAAGGAGCACCACGACCTCGGCCTCGGGCTCGGCATCTTCGACTTCGAGGCCGGCGGCAAGATCAGCGGCGCGCGCTTCACCGTGCTGCGCGGCTGGGGCGCGCGCCTGACCCGCGCGCTGATGAACTACATGATCGACCTGCACACCGCGGCCGGCTACGCCGAGGTGTGGCCGCCGGCGATGGTGCGGCGTTCGGCGCTGCGCGGCACCGGCCAGC
The genomic region above belongs to Myxococcales bacterium and contains:
- a CDS encoding sigma-70 family RNA polymerase sigma factor encodes the protein MGPTLMELSLSLAWPHPEASVTDAPIDLDAALVARAQRGDGAAFEQLVRRHQRGLWRLARRYVRSDADAADVTQQAFVRAYQALGNFRGDASVRSWLYRIAINLALNTVRDRGREQPSEIADDALTVAATGADRLERGQRAAALRAAIAQLPPKQKLVLELRVFDELAFREVAALADCTENAAKVSFHFAVKRLRALLGDEVLP